In Rhodanobacter humi, the genomic stretch CACCACCACAGGCCGATGTTCAGCGCGGCCACCACCAGGGCCAGCACGACAGCGGCAAACAGCGAAGGACGGCGGTGAAGATTGGAAGGGTCGGCGCTCAAGAAAGTCCCCGTGGGTGCCTCTCCAGAGGCGGGCCAAGCCTCGTGAGCTTAACCAATGCACGGCGGCGGCCTCAATAAATACCGGCCACGGCGGTCAGCGCAAGCTCAGGCCAGGCCTCGGGTGGCGAGCTGCTCCGTCCGGAAACGCCTCGCCGGGGATCAGGCGCGCACGGCCGAAATGCGCAGCGTCCAGGCAGGCGAACCCGCCAGTTGCCGGCGCACGGCCTCCGGCAAGTCGACGTGGACGCCATCGTCGTGCTGCTGCCACGTCAGTTCGCCACCCGCGCCCAGCACCTGCAGGCGCGCGCCCGGCGCCGGCTTGAACGCGCGCAGCACGACGCTGGCCGGCGGCCCCTGTTCGCCCTCGTCGGCAAGCCAGATCGCGTTGACGCTGCCGTCCTTGCCCTGAGTGAAGCGGAACCGGCCCTCGCTGTAGGGCGCGATGACCCGGCTGCCGTGGATGGCCGAACCGTTGACCTGCATCCATGCGCCGATCGCGCGCAGGCGCTCCAGCGCCACCGCGGGCAACTCGCCGTCGGGCTGCGGGCCGACGCCCAGCAGCAGATTGCCGCCCTTGGCCACGATGCCGACCAGGGTGTGCACCAGTTCGCGCGGCGACTTGTAGGTGTCGTGCGGGTTCCACGACCACGAGCCGCCCATCGTCATGCAGGTTTCCCACGGATACGGCAGCGGCTGGTCCGGCACGGCCTGCTCGGGCGTGCGGTAGTTCTCGTACGGACCGCTGACGTCGCGGTCGACCAGCACGATGCCCGGCTGGTTGCGGCGCGCGATCGCGGCCAGCCCCGGCATGTCGATGTCCTGCGCCCACGGCACTTCCATGCCATGGGCCTTGGCGTCGGGGTGCTCGTGCGCGTTCACCCAGCCGGCATCCAGCCACATCAGGTCGATGCCGCCGTACTGCGTGGTGAGTTCGTTGATCTGCGCGTGGGTGAAAGCTACGAAGCGTTTCCACAGATCCGGGTACTTGCGCACGTCGTAATTGTTGTTGCGGTCCGGCGTGGCCCACAGCGGCGACCAGTAGTCCGGATGGTGCCAGTCGGCCTTGGAGAAATACGCGCCGATGCCGAAATCGCGCCGACGGAACGCATCGAACACCGCCTTGGCGATGTTCGCGCGCGGGTTCGCGTGGTACGGCACATCGGGCGCGGTGACGCGGTAACCGGTCTGCGCCGTGTCGAACATGCAGAAGCCGTCGTGATGCTTGGTGGTGAACACCAGGTAGCGCATGCCGGCGGCGTGCGCGGCCTCCGCCCACTGCGCCGGATCGAACTTCACCGGGTTGAACTGCGTGCGCAACTGCTCGTAGCGCCGCTTCCACTCCACGTACCGCACGCCACCAGGACGCTTGATCCAGTCCTCCGAGCACAGCGTCCACGACTCGACGATACCCAGCACGCTGTAGAGGCCCCAGTGCAGGATGAGGCCGAATTTCCAGTCCGACCATTGCGCCAGCTTCTTCTGCACCAGCGGATCGGTGACCGGCACGTATCCGTCGCCCACGGGCTTGGCATGTTCCTGCTGCGCGACCTGCGCCGCGTCCTTGGCCTGCTCATGGCCGAAGCCCTTGCCGAAGGGCGACAGCAGGGCCAGCGCTCCGGCCCCTTGCAGCATGCGGCGACGGGTGACCATGGGCAATTCCTCACGATTGCAGACAGGCTCCAAGTCTTGCACAGGCTCCACGCGGACGGCGGCCCCTGCCAACGGTCATGCTTGACGCCAGTCCAAGTGTATTGTTGTATTGATACACATGGATGCCTCCCTGCTCACGATCCAGCCCACTGCGCCTGAGCCGATCTACCGGCAGATCGTGGAGCAGCTGCGCCGCCTGATCGCCGGCGGCCAACTCACCGCGGGCGAGCTGCTGCCTTCCGTACGCGACGTGGCGGGCTTCCACGCGATCAACCCGATGACGGTGTCGCGCGCCTACGGCCTGGCCGAGGCGGAAGGCCTGCTGGAACGCCTGCGCGGCAAGGGCATGGCCGTGGCTGCCACGCGCCGCGCCAGCCAGAGCGAGAACCAGCGCCTCGCCCTGCTCGAACCGCAGCTGCTGGAACTCGCCCGCCATGCGCGCGAACTGGAACTGTCGGCCGAACCGGTATTGCGGCGGCTGACCAGGTTGCTGGACGACTGACATTCAACGCATCACCACGGAACCGGGGAAGATCATGAACGCCATACTGAAGGAAACCGCCAGCACCATCGCGCCGCTCACCGCGCGCGGCCTCACCCACTGCTATGAAGGCAGCAACGTGCTGCGCGGCGTCGATCTCGCGCTGGAGCCCGGCAGCGTGCTGGGCCTGATCGGGCGCAACGGCGCAGGCAAGTCCACCCTGATCCGCGCCATGCTGGGCCTGCTCGAACCCCTGTCCGGCGAGGCACGTGTATTCGGCGAGCCGGCGCTGAAACTTTCCGATGACGCCAAGGCCCGCCTCGCCTACGTGCCGCAACAGCCCGAGGCGCTGGCCTGGCTCACCGCGCAACAGATGCTGGATTACGTGGGCCGCTTCTACCCGCGCTGGGACGCCGACTTCGCGCACAGGACGCTGGAGCGCTGGAAGCTCCAGCCGAACAAGCTGCTGGCCAAGCTCTCGCCCGGCGAACGCCAGCGCGTGGACCTGATCCGCGCGCTCGCCTCGCAGCCCGAACTGCTGGTGCTGGATGAACCGGCCGCCGCGCTCGACCCGGTGGCCCGCCGCGAACTGCTGCGCGAGGTGGCGCTGCGCGCGGGCGAGAGCGGCACCACGGTGCTGTTCTCCACGCATATCGTCTCGGACCTGGAACGCGTGGCCTCGGAAATCGCCTTCCTGCACGAAGGCCGGCTGATCCTGCGCTGCGGCGTGGACGACACCAAGGAACGCTACGCGCGGCTGTGGCTGCCCGCAGCGAAGAGCGCCGCCGCGCCCACCCAGGCGCTGAGCCGTCGCCGCCATGAGGACGGCAGCTTGAGCCTGGTGGTGGAACGCGACGCGCAAGACCACTGGCCCGAAGCCGCCAGCCTGCTTGGTGCCCGCATCGATGCGCTGGGGCTGGAAGACTTGTTCGTGGAGATCGCGGAATGAAACTCGCGCGCCTGTTGGCCTTGCCGTGGATGGCGCTGTCCAGGCCATGGCGCAAGGGGATCGGCATCTGCTTCGCCATCCTGCTCGCCGTGGTGGCGATCAGCGGCATGATCGCTCGCCAGCGCTCGACCTGGCTGTTCCATATCGGACACGCCATGGCCTTCATCGATTGTATCTTCTGGGCCGGCGTGCTGTCGCAATCGCTGCTGCTGGCGCGCGAGGCCCATCGCCTGCGCCTGCCTGTATTGGACCGCGAGGTCACCGCAAGCCTGACCCTGTATGCCTTGCTCACCATCGCCCTGCCCGCGCTGTTGCTGGCATGGCTGGGCGGCAATGTCGCCGTGACGTTGACCGAAATCGGGATGGGTGCCGGCCTCGGCATGGCCTACGCCACCTTGCCGCCGTACCTCGGCATCATCGTTTGCTTCACCCCGATGTTGAGCGACCATGCGGGGCCGTGGCTGCCCATGCCTTCGGCCTCGCCTGATCGCTTTCTCGCATGGGCCGTGCCCTGCGCGGTCCTGCTGTGGCTGCTGATCGGTGGTTTCTGGCGCAGCGCCGTGCGACGCGATTTCGGCCTGAGCGGCGCGCGCAAGCCGATCATGCTCAACCTGCGCACGCTGGCGTGGTACGGCCGCTGCCGCGGCAGCTACCTGGAGGTCCAGCAGATCCGCCGACGCTGGCGCTGGGCGCAGCCCGTGGCCGACTTGCGCCATTGCGGCCCGGATCGCCCCATGTACAGCCTGCGCATCGCGATGGGTGGCTGGAGCATGCCGCAGACATCCACCAGTCGATGGCGGCAACTTGGCATCCTGCTCGCCAGCATGCTCCTGCCCATCTTCGTCATGGCGGTGGCCTCGCACGGCGACGACGTCTTGCGCAGCATTTTCGACAACGCCAACGTACTGGTCTTCGCGCTGTGCATCGTGGGTGCGGTACTGGCGCTGGCCCAGGTGCAGACGCTGCAGCGCCGCTGGAGCCGCCACAACGCGGAATTGCCGCTGCTGGCCTTGCTGCCGGGACTGGGCGACGCCATGCGTATCAAGCGTGAATTGCTGCTTGCCAACCTGCTTCCCACGCTCGGCGTGCAGGCGTTGCTGATACTGGCCATGCTCGGACTCGCCGCCAGCCTGCATCTGGATGCCGGCTCCGACATCATGTTGCTGCTGGGCCAGCTCACCGGCATGGGTATGCTGACAACCCTGGCTCTGGTCACGCTGGGCGGCGTGCATGTCCGCGATGGCTGGCTGATGGTGCTGTGCACCTGTGGCTACCTGCTCGTCAACATCAGCGTCGTCCTCGCGCTGCCGATGGTCGACAACCAGCCATTCATACACCAGCCCGCCGTTGCATGGGCCGCCGCCATTGCATGGGCGGGATTGTTCGTGCCACTGCTGCGACTTGGCGTGCTCGGCTGGCATCGCCTGCGAAACAGGCCGCATCCGTTCCTGCCGGTGGCTTGAGCCATGACCAAGACGAACCCGTACTCAGGCGTGTCTCCGTTCACCATCTTCATCACGCCGTGGCGCACCGTGCACCGCTCGTTGCGCTGGCTGGGTGGCGTATTCAGTCTGTTGCTATGCGTGGCCGCCATGGGCGTCGCCTTCACCGTGGGCGGCGCGCACGGCTGGCATTTCGGGCTGGCGCTCTACGCCTTCGGAGCGGGATATTTCTGGATGACGGTGATGGCGTGCCTGCTGCTGGTGGACATCGACGCGCGGCGCATGCGCTTGCCCGGCATCGGGCGGTCCATCGCGGGAAGTTTGCTGCTGTACGGCCTCGCCTCGATGGCCTTGCCGCTGGCGCTCTTCGTGCCGATGGGTGGCGATGCCACCACCATTGCGCTGGTGGCGGCGCTGGCGGCGAGCATCGGCCTGGCCTCACCTTTGCTGCCGCGCTACTTCACCATGGTGCTCGGCTTCCTGCCGGCGCTGGCCATTGGTGCGCGGCATCTTGTGCACATTCCATTTCCCGGCCAATCGGGTTTCATTCCACCGGGCTTGGTGATACTCGCCGTGCTGGTGACGGTGTGCGCGATCCGCTGGCGGCAACTGCTGCACGCCGAAACGACCGCAGAGACGGGCATGGGCAGTGCGATGGTGATGCAGTACCGCCGCAACGGCGCGATGGCTGGGAGCTACGGCGTGCTGGGCGCAGCCTGGGGCAACACGCTGCGGCATGACGATGCCGCAGCGGCCCGCCTGCGACAGGGCAGGGCCGCGCCATCGGTGCGCCTCGATGGCGTCGGCCCGAACTCGCCGGTGCTCGCGCTGCGCGTGGCGCTGGGCGAAGGCTATGCGCCGCAGAACCTGCGTGGTCACTGGCGGCGCTTCGCCCGCCTCGGCCTGCCCCTGCTGCTGTTCATCCCGCTCATGGCGGTCATGCAGGCCGGCGAGGCGCATGGCGACGTGCTGCGCGAGCTGATGCTTGGCGTGGGCGTCAACGTGGTGGGCTGGCTGGGTGTGATGGGCAGCTTGGCGCTGATGGCGATGGGTAGCCTGCTGCCCTGGGCGCGCTGGCACCGCGCGAATGCCGAACTGCCCCTGCTCGCCCTGCTGCCTGGCCTGGGCGAGGCCGCCCCGCTGCGCCGCCACCTGTTGCGCGCGGCGCTGGGCCGGCCGCTTGGGCTGCAGGCCCTGCTGCTGGCGTTGGTGCTGGGCGCGGCGCTCGCCATGCATACCGGCCCGCTGATGTTGTTGTTCGTGGCGCTGGCCCAGTTGGGCTGCGCCGCCACCGTCGTTGCGCTGGTGCTGGGCGTGTTCGGCGGCTCGCCGCTACCGGGCTGGGGACTGGCCGTGCTGATGACCGGCATGGGCCTGCTCGTATCCGCAAGCACTTTCGTGCCGATGTTCACCACACTGGGACGCCACCCGCAGCCGCTGGGCGAAGGCATCGTCGCAGGACTGGCCATCGCGTGGGCCGGCGCTGCCACGCTGCTGCTGTGGCTGGGGCGACGCG encodes the following:
- a CDS encoding alpha-L-fucosidase is translated as MVTRRRMLQGAGALALLSPFGKGFGHEQAKDAAQVAQQEHAKPVGDGYVPVTDPLVQKKLAQWSDWKFGLILHWGLYSVLGIVESWTLCSEDWIKRPGGVRYVEWKRRYEQLRTQFNPVKFDPAQWAEAAHAAGMRYLVFTTKHHDGFCMFDTAQTGYRVTAPDVPYHANPRANIAKAVFDAFRRRDFGIGAYFSKADWHHPDYWSPLWATPDRNNNYDVRKYPDLWKRFVAFTHAQINELTTQYGGIDLMWLDAGWVNAHEHPDAKAHGMEVPWAQDIDMPGLAAIARRNQPGIVLVDRDVSGPYENYRTPEQAVPDQPLPYPWETCMTMGGSWSWNPHDTYKSPRELVHTLVGIVAKGGNLLLGVGPQPDGELPAVALERLRAIGAWMQVNGSAIHGSRVIAPYSEGRFRFTQGKDGSVNAIWLADEGEQGPPASVVLRAFKPAPGARLQVLGAGGELTWQQHDDGVHVDLPEAVRRQLAGSPAWTLRISAVRA
- a CDS encoding GntR family transcriptional regulator, which codes for MDASLLTIQPTAPEPIYRQIVEQLRRLIAGGQLTAGELLPSVRDVAGFHAINPMTVSRAYGLAEAEGLLERLRGKGMAVAATRRASQSENQRLALLEPQLLELARHARELELSAEPVLRRLTRLLDD
- a CDS encoding ABC transporter ATP-binding protein yields the protein MNAILKETASTIAPLTARGLTHCYEGSNVLRGVDLALEPGSVLGLIGRNGAGKSTLIRAMLGLLEPLSGEARVFGEPALKLSDDAKARLAYVPQQPEALAWLTAQQMLDYVGRFYPRWDADFAHRTLERWKLQPNKLLAKLSPGERQRVDLIRALASQPELLVLDEPAAALDPVARRELLREVALRAGESGTTVLFSTHIVSDLERVASEIAFLHEGRLILRCGVDDTKERYARLWLPAAKSAAAPTQALSRRRHEDGSLSLVVERDAQDHWPEAASLLGARIDALGLEDLFVEIAE